The DNA window CGCAAAAAAATAGAAGTTAAATAGCATATAACTCGTTCGGCAAAATATGGGTCACTTAGCAAAGACAAGACAGAAATATGGCATCTTTTTTGGGACAATCTCGCCAGGCAGATACATAGGCTCGCTTGGCTAGCCTAGGCAATTCAAGATGAATCCTAGGAAAATTTAATTCATGGATAAGCAAGGAAGTTCGTTGGGCACGGTGACAAACTCCCTGGTCTAAAGAAATCCGTGCTATCGCACTGTGGCACAAATTCCAATACaactaaatataataaaaaaagaaaaaattagatTGTATTGATATAATTATATGGTGTATATGTAAAATTTAGTGTCACTATAtcatttctcatttattttatcATGTCATTATTAAGTGTGTGATTGTTATAAAGTAGAAATCACGGTAGCAAGTCACGTTGAGTGAAAATATCGCACGAAGTGGTTGTTACTATTTACCGAATATTTTATCGATACAATTAGAGTGTATTTGGATAAAGTATTTTAATGAGATAATGTAATATTTTGAGtgaatttaaaaatgatttgcacaaaatttattgtttggatacaaaaatgaagaattgttaaaatgatagaaatttatggagtattttatctaagttaaatttaatcattttgaaatgacaccaaaaatcaaagaatttgaaattcctctcatactcCATTGAATGTATTTGTTACcattatttctttaaattttgcaaattggtcctcatattttctaaaattacaaaattgactccaaaaattttcaaaaaattgcaaattgatccTTAAAATTCACAATTTGATCCTTCAAAtttctaaaaattataaattggtccctacttttcaatttttattttggtcaaaaaattaaaattttataaaatatgattCCAAAAATCTAACACACTCTTAGAGTTGTTGGTTTCTATAATTCATCACCTCAGGTGGAAAACTTAGTTTTAGCATTCGAAAATTTTCAAACTTGCATTTAGAGGAGTTATGGGAATTGACTCAATTGAAATTGTTGTTGAGTTTGCAATTTTCTTAGATCAGGAACCGATGTCGAAGCATGTAGAAGTTCATGATAATCATCCTAAGGCAAGGAGCTTTTGATAGATTATCAGATTTGGCCATTTAGAATGGAACATCAGCCTAATGGGTGACTAAGAATATTTAGCACTAACTCAATTTTCAATCTGTCACATTTTTAAATATGATGTTTAGAATGAGCTTAATTGTTTTTTTCAATAATAAGGTTGTATATTTCAAATGACATCTATCTAGTAAACCAAAGTGAATTATAAAAATTAGTGAATTTCAATAATCAAATATATTAGATATTGTAATATTATGGGCCTTACTATCTCTAGCTAATTGGGCCTTACTACATTAGGATTAGGCCTAATATCTATATATAGCCCATGTATAATATTGTAAACATAAGTCTGATtttataattttcatattgaattcAAATGATGTGGTTTGCCGCCAAGATGCAAACTCATCTCCTTCATTCACACATTGATTTGTAATATGGTATCAGTGAATAATACTCTTTCTTCTTCCGCATATCTTCATATCCTACATCCCTTTCATCTTTCGTGCTGATTTCTTTTCTTCCACAAtccttcatggcttcatcttctGATGATGAAGAAAGCCCTAAATCCACACCAAACCCTAAAAACAAAACTCAAGATCCCAGTCTAAATCCCCGCAACCCCTATTATCTTCATCCCGGCGAAAATCCCGGCGCAACCATCATCGCCCTCATCCTCGATGATAACAATTACCATAACTGGAGCAAGTCAATTCGTCGCGCCTTGACCTCCAAGAGCAAACTCTCATTCATCAATGGCTGCCTTCCAAAACCATCACACAATgatcccaatcttgagctctgGGAACGTGCCAACAACATGGTTATTTCTTGGATCAATAGAACGCTATCTCCTCATATCGCTCAAAGCACCATTTGCTTTAATTCCGCCTTCGATCTCTCGGAAGATTTACGCGAAAGATTCACGAAAGGTAATCACTTTCAATTTTCTGATTTGTTGCGAGATTTACACTCCATTCAACAAGGAGACCGTACCTTATCTACATACTTTACGGATCTGAAAATTCTTTGGGACGAGCTTGAAGATCTTCGACCTACTCCTTCATGTTCTTGCAATATTCCCTGTACTTGTGACCTAGCCAAAGCTGTGCGACAATACAAGCACATGGAGTATGTTTCTTGCTTCCTCAAGGGATTGAATGATAACTATCATAACATCCGTACCCAAATCCTACTCCTTGATCCTCTTCCAAACATCAGCAAAGTCTATTCCTTGATTGCCCAACAACAAGTTCCATCCACAACTTCTTCTGCAACACCAGCCATCCTTTATGCAAATTCTGCCAACAAGCCAAAAGGAAAACCAGCTTCCAAACCGTCCATGTTATGCACCAATTGCAGCAAGACCAACCACACCATAGAGAACTGCTATTTCAAGCATGGGTTCCCTCCTAGATACCGTTCAAAGAATACCAAGACCACTACTGATTCCAAGACTGCTCCGGCTACTGCTTCAGAGAAAGATCTTTCCATTACCAAGGAGGAATATCAACACCTTATACATCTCCTGCAACAATCAAGGAAAGACAATCCACAAGCCAAGCCTAGCACTTCGGATACAACTATCATTTCAGGTATAGTATCTCCAGGTAATCCCTTTCATAATCTATTCATGGATTTTGGATTCTGGTGCTTCACACCATGTGTGTCCCTTTATTCAGAATTTTTCAACCCTAGAACATATCACTCCTGTGAACATTCACTTGCCCAATGGTCTTACACTACGTGCTAAATATTCTGGCACAATTATTTTTGATGATCACTTCATATTGCATGATGTATTCTATATGCCCTCATTTCACTTTAGCTTAATATCTATATCCAACTTATATAGCACATCACCTTACACAATCACCTTCTCACACAAATCCTGCTTCATTCAGGATGTGTCTACCAAGGCAATGATTGGGGAGGTGACACAGCAGCATAACCTATACATCCTGGACAGACTGTCTATTACTTCTATAATTTGTAATTCCATTAGCAATACTGATTCCACACAGCATGTTTCCTCTCTATGGCATAATAGATTGGGGCATCCTTCAATAGAAGTTTTAAAAGCTATGTCTAAACTTTTTCCTGATATTACTCATGCTAAACACTGCACTTGTAACACTTGTCATTTGGCAAAACAATCAAGGCTACCTTTTCCTACAAGTAATTATGTTTCTACTTTTTGTTTCCAACTTGTGCACATGGATATTTAGGGCCCTATTTCCATTCACTCTATGGATGGATATCAATATTTTCTAactattgttgatgatttttctcGTTATACTTGGACTCTTCTTATGCATCATAAATCTGACACTAGAACACACATAAAGAATTTTATTGCATATTGTCAAAATCAGTTTAACTGCAGCATTAAAATATTAAGAACTGACAATGGTACTGAGTTTTTGATGACTTCATATTATGCATCATTAGGCATCATACATCAAAGGAGTTGTGTGGAAACACCACAGCAAAACTCCATAGTTGGGAGAAAGCATAAACATCTCCTCAATGTAACCAAATCCCTTTTATTCCATGCCAAACTTCCAAAATGTTTCTGGTCTTATGCTTTGTGCCATGCCACTTATCTGATTAATAGAATCAGCACTCTCTTACTGCAGCATCAAACTCCATACCAAATGCTATTCAAAACTCAACCTTCTTATACTGAACTTAGGACATTTGGATGCCTAACATTTGCCTCCACCCTGTCCAGAAACAGAGACAAACTTGACCCTAGGGCCATTAGGAGCCTCTTTCTTGGTCTACCTATAGGTACTAAAggctttcttttattcaatttgcATACTAGGTCTACTTTTATTTCTAGGAACTGTATCTTTTATGAGAACACTTTCCCTTACACAGCCATTCCTCCCGCAAACATGGATTCCAATTTATCCTTAGATAACCAAAATTCTACTATCCCTTTCTTATTTGAACATATAACTGAACCACCCCTAAACCCCTTGGAACAGAATTCTAATGATAATATAACACAGGAGAATCCACCTACTCAAACAACCAAACCTGACCCTCCCACAACAACTGAACCTATTCCTGAATCTACCTCTGATACTGATTCAGAACCTCAAGATAATACTACCCTTGCCACAGCTTCTACTAGAACTTCCACTAGAATAAGATCTGCCCCTGCTCATTTAAAGGATTTTGATTGCAATGTTATATACTCTTCTACCCTCTATGACATATCTAAGTATATTGCTTATAATCAATTATCTCCTGCATTTTTTTCATATATCTCTGCCATAATTGTTAACATAACACCAATTAACTATAAACAAGCATCCTTACATCCTGAATGGATTAAGGCTATGAATGATGAACTTAAGGCTTTAATTGTTAATGAAACTTGGCAATTAACATCTCTCCCTAAAGGAAAGAAAGCCATTGGGTGCAAATGGGTATACAAAACCAAATTTCACTCAGATGGCACTATAGAGAgacacaaggcaaggttagtagcACAAGGCTTCAATCAAATCCAAGGTATTGATTACTTCGAAACTTTCTCACCTGTTGCAAAATTAACCACTGTAAGACTTATTCTATCTCTTGCTGCTTCCTTAAATCTTTATCTATTTCAGCTTGATGTCCATAATGCATTCTTACATGGCTCTTTGGATGAAGAGGTTTACATGTCTCTTCCTAAGGGAATGACACCTACTCATCCAAACCAAGTGTGTAAACGTCTCAAATCCATCTATGGATTGAAACAATCCAACAGACAATGGTTTGAGAAGCTCTCCATTGTTTTGTTAGCCAACAATTTTACTCAATGCACATCTGACCACTCACTATTCATTCACAACTCCAAACATTTctatactttcattttaatttatgttgatgatatcctTCTTGCAGGCAATAACATTGACATCATTAACAGTGTTAAACACACTTTACAACAACCTTTTCACATTAAAGACTTAGGTCACATGAAGTACTTCTTGGGATTGGAATTAGCTCGCAACAACAATGGCATCAACATCAGCCAAAGAAAGTACACATTGGATCTGCTTGATACAACTGGAATGATGGGATGTAAACCGGCTTCTACTCCAATGGCTCGTGACACACGGCTTATCTCCACTGATGGCAAGCCTATGGACGATCCTACTAAATACCGTCGTCTGGTTGGTCAACTCATTTATCTCCTCAACACAAGACCTGACATATCCTATGCTGTACAACAACTCAGCCAACATATGCATCAACCAACTGAAGTACATTTTTCTGCTGCAATGCGTGTTCTAAGATACCTCAAAAGTTCACCAGCTCAAGGCATCATGTTCCCTACTAACTCCACTCTCCAACTAAAGGCGTTTTCTGATTCCGATTGGGCCACTTGCCCAGAAACTCGCAGGTCCGTTACCGGCTACTGCATTTACTTGGGAGACTCACTAATTTCATGGAAATCAAAGAAGCAAGCCACTGTTTCCCGCAGCTCCACTGAAGCCGAATACCGTTCCATGGCATCCACCGTCTGTGAATTACAGTGGCTCACCAACCTTTTAACAGAACTTCGCATTCCTTCAACTACTCCTGCCCTGCTCTACTGTGACAACGCTTCAGCAATACACATAGCAAATAACTCTTCCTTCCACGAACGCACAAATCACATTGACTTAGATTGTCACTTCGTCCGTGAAAAGCTTCGACAACACCTGTTTCGACTCTTACCTGTTCCTTCTTCACAGCAACTGGCAGATATATTTACAAAGCCATTAGACTTCAAACCATTCCATACTAATCTTTCTAAGCTAGGCTTATACTCCATATATCCCAAACTTAAGGGGGGTATTAGATATTGTAATATTACTTTAATGGGCCTTACTATCTCTAGCTAATTGGGCCTTACTACATTAGGATTAGGCCTAATATCTATATATAGCCCATGTATAATATTGTAAACATAAGTCTGATtttataattttcatattgaattcAAATGATGTGGTTTACCGCCAAGATGCAAACTCATATCCGTTCATTCACACATTGAATTGtaataaaatatagaataaaCACACTATATAAAAAATAAGGCTAGTTATTCAATCTTCAATTTACATCTTTATTATTCCACATAGCACAGAAAATTGCAAACTTGGTACAGCTTGCTAAGATAACCGATGTTGATGTCAATGTGTCTCGTGGAGCTTACAGCAACAGATGTGGTCTAGTTAGGCACCTCAAGTTTGAGTGCAAGAACTATGTCAAAGTTAAAAATCGCAACAAGAATCAattattactttttatttatttactatttttctaACCACTAGATTAATCCAACAGTTAAAAACAAAATGATCATCATTCAACATAATCATATCATAATCCATTTTATCACTATCATATCATATTTTTATCTATCTAACTATATATTTCTTTCAAAATAATAAGGGGCAATGTTCTAACTGATGATATCAAACTTGTGCTTGAGTATTATGCGAGAGTACAATAATATTCTAACATTCTTAAATTATCATTCattctataaaaataaaaataaaaaaagtattcaaAATTACAAGTTTAACAATATCATCTACTATagataaatattttctatttatattttactatttattaatattttttctgGTAATATTATCGATCTCTCTTTTTCACACCGCTATCAAAAAATAATCTATATCAGTATTAGAGTCAAATAGCCTTATAGTATGAATTTCGGTTACCAGTTATTAGAGCTGGCAAAACGGGTCCAGTCCGGTccgtaaaaaaaattcattttgtcTAAATTTTTTTCGGGACAGAACAAAGTTTTAGGACTTCTCTTTAATGTGTCCGTCTCGTTTTTTTATAGGCATGAGCTTTAATTTCatacaaatttataatttttaaacctAAATAGTTCAATCCTCGCGGGTCTTctccgccccgccctcactttttcgCGAGACGGAATAAAGTTTTAGACCCGCATTCTCACATATGCACGTTCCACCTCGTTTTTTCGTGGACTTTTACAAGACGGACATGTCCGTTTGCGACCCCTACCATCACCACACTCATCCTTctaacataattaattaaataatattattgacTACTAGGCCAattgaaaaaaacaaatttatagtAATGATTTTTACTTCTCATAACTTTTTATCTTGCATTATCCATATAATTTGTTGTTTTGTAACTTCTGTCCCCATGCTTCTCATTTCCAATAATCTAAGtaactaataaaaatttcaaaatgcGTGACATGTACGATTGTTACACAATATCCAAATTTGAAACTAATCACTATCATAACATTACATATAGATATAgtaaccaaaatcaaatcaaacaagctaaaaaacacaaaattacTAAAATGTAAGATATTagagaaataaaattaaaggtacaacaaattaattatatataccaCAATGTTTCGAAATTAAATAACTATATAAGGCAATTAATGCACATCAAACCTCAGGTTGAATACTATTATTAGCTTTAGCTCTAATCATGTTAGCTTTACGAGTAACTCTGACATGATACACACTCATAGCTAAAACCACAACAAATCCAACAGCAAAGATAATTCCAATCATGCCCCCAGCTCCCAATGTTTTACCacctttgtttgattttgagtcTTTGCTTTCATGAATTTGAGTAGCTTCAACAGCTAAAGGAAAAGGTGAACATTTAGATGAAGTGCATGGATCATTATCATTATGCTTTTGTGAATTTGGATGGAAGAATTCATAGGCTGATGGTGAAAAGGCTTTTGGGTTTTGGTAAACAAGTCCATGAGGTGCTCTTTCTtgagatgtgacgagggtgaggAGGAGTGATAGAGAAAAGAGGATGAGACCAATGGGGTTGgacattttttgtgtgttttaatgtttttgtatgattgaggtttggttgtttgttttatatttggaAGTTGAAGGAGTAGTGTGGGTTAAGTTGTGGAGTGGGTTGCATTGGGTTTTATAATGGCGTGAGGTTGGGAAGAAGTGGTTGTTCCTTGGACCTTAATTTTTGTGTTTGGGAAAAGGAGGGATGTGGATATGAATGGGGAACATAATTATAGGTTTTGCTTTCACCACACCCCAACTCTAACATTGAACAATTCTTTGTAATTTCCTAAATGTTCAATGTTAGTTTTAGATAGAATAGAAGATGTACACGCTCTAGTGACACTTTTGAATTAGGACTTGTTGACTCTGATACCTCCTTAATTAGTTGATATTTGATCGTCAAAATTTTTGTACGTATATTTCCTTAACTAGACTGATGATGGGGGTTTTCGACTAAACACCATTGTAATTCAATAGTTAATCGACATTGTTGTAAACTCAAATCCTATATCAAGACAATAAAGATTGAATCGATCGAATGTCGAGTTTGATTTCTGCCTAGAACGATTGTGGATAAAGTTTAGTTTTACTACCTTTTGTTATTCGAAAGAAACACCAATTTCCATAAAATGGTACTTGTA is part of the Vicia villosa cultivar HV-30 ecotype Madison, WI linkage group LG2, Vvil1.0, whole genome shotgun sequence genome and encodes:
- the LOC131653833 gene encoding uncharacterized protein LOC131653833, translated to MSNPIGLILFSLSLLLTLVTSQERAPHGLVYQNPKAFSPSAYEFFHPNSQKHNDNDPCTSSKCSPFPLAVEATQIHESKDSKSNKGGKTLGAGGMIGIIFAVGFVVVLAMSVYHVRVTRKANMIRAKANNSIQPEV